Proteins found in one Pectobacterium atrosepticum genomic segment:
- a CDS encoding oxidoreductase — MFKRRRLQVCVVFFNKTKTERPFVRKFIIIVIATSKGANMSELTPTIAIVGSGPAGCYSAQFLKKSIPSAEITVFEALPVPYGLLRYGVAADHQGTKNVSAQFERLFTHSGVRFMGNVEIGKDLGVDELMVAFDVVVFATGLSSDRRLGIPGDDLENVIGAGKLLRALNGYPNKSINGQDVTRPLGDRVAVIGNGNVAMDIVRLIAKSEDELLGSDVDDNLRLELCTTNVRRIDIIGRSPIESAKFDLAMLREICHLKGATVNWLNKPLDINCPAADLLLSTEAVSSLVSGSVEINFRFSAAPLLISSRNQATVLTLRLNEGGTVEDLEYDTVITAVGFCSEESDSLALTPGTYPVGWARRGPKGTVAENRRDAAEVASLIVEDLHNGRQNIGKPGLKAIEHLVTHKAVSFEQWKRLDRHEIHSAAPGRCRKKTTSITEMLSVMENQVPVAK; from the coding sequence ATGTTTAAACGAAGACGACTGCAAGTATGTGTCGTTTTTTTTAACAAAACGAAAACCGAACGTCCGTTCGTTCGTAAATTTATCATTATAGTAATAGCAACCTCTAAAGGTGCCAATATGTCCGAACTGACACCCACTATAGCGATCGTTGGTAGCGGCCCTGCTGGCTGCTACAGTGCACAATTTCTTAAGAAATCCATACCCAGTGCTGAAATAACTGTGTTTGAAGCGTTACCCGTTCCCTATGGCCTCCTGCGGTATGGGGTAGCAGCTGACCACCAAGGTACAAAAAATGTTTCTGCCCAATTCGAACGTTTATTTACCCACAGTGGTGTGCGCTTTATGGGTAATGTTGAGATCGGTAAGGATCTCGGCGTGGACGAACTCATGGTTGCCTTTGATGTGGTCGTTTTTGCAACCGGTCTGAGTTCAGATCGTAGGCTAGGTATACCTGGGGATGACCTAGAGAATGTAATCGGTGCAGGAAAGCTCCTGCGCGCGTTGAACGGCTATCCGAACAAAAGCATTAACGGTCAAGACGTTACTCGCCCTCTTGGAGATCGCGTCGCTGTGATAGGCAACGGTAACGTTGCTATGGACATCGTAAGACTCATCGCTAAAAGCGAAGATGAGCTTTTAGGTTCAGATGTTGATGACAACCTGAGACTTGAATTGTGTACTACCAATGTCAGGCGTATCGACATAATTGGCCGTTCTCCCATTGAGTCTGCAAAATTTGACCTAGCCATGCTACGTGAGATCTGCCACCTGAAAGGGGCTACGGTCAACTGGCTTAATAAACCATTAGACATTAACTGCCCAGCCGCTGACCTACTGCTAAGTACAGAAGCGGTATCTTCACTTGTATCGGGTTCGGTTGAAATCAATTTTCGTTTCAGTGCCGCCCCTCTTCTCATCTCTTCTCGAAACCAAGCCACCGTATTGACATTGCGACTTAACGAAGGTGGAACGGTTGAAGACCTCGAGTATGACACCGTGATAACAGCCGTAGGATTCTGTAGCGAAGAGAGTGACTCGTTAGCATTGACGCCGGGAACGTATCCAGTTGGCTGGGCACGCCGTGGCCCAAAAGGAACGGTTGCCGAGAACCGAAGAGATGCCGCAGAGGTCGCCTCTTTAATTGTGGAGGATTTGCATAACGGCCGTCAAAACATAGGTAAACCAGGATTAAAGGCAATTGAACATCTTGTTACCCATAAAGCGGTTTCGTTTGAGCAATGGAAGCGACTTGATCGGCATGAAATTCATTCTGCGGCACCAGGAAGGTGCAGAAAAAAAACAACGTCCATAACTGAAATGCTTTCCGTTATGGAAAATCAAGTTCCTGTAGCGAAATAA
- a CDS encoding nitric oxide synthase: MLKIIFGTESGNAEMAAEDMATALNDSGITATAVAMDTYDVAEIANEEHIILMTSTYGEGELPMTAAPFYESLKASSPDLKGVKFSAFGLGDSTYETYNQAIKSLINLMQDLGAKQVGEPGFHDAALPYAVSDMAVCWASRQFIIAN, from the coding sequence ATGTTGAAAATTATTTTTGGTACAGAAAGCGGCAATGCTGAAATGGCTGCGGAAGATATGGCTACCGCGCTGAATGATTCAGGAATTACCGCCACCGCTGTCGCGATGGATACCTACGACGTGGCTGAAATTGCAAATGAAGAGCACATCATCCTGATGACCTCGACTTACGGAGAGGGTGAACTGCCCATGACGGCAGCACCGTTTTACGAAAGCCTTAAAGCCTCTTCTCCAGATTTGAAAGGGGTGAAGTTTTCAGCGTTTGGGCTAGGTGATAGCACTTATGAGACTTACAACCAAGCGATCAAGTCATTGATTAATCTGATGCAAGATCTGGGAGCCAAGCAAGTGGGTGAACCCGGTTTTCACGATGCGGCACTGCCGTATGCTGTCAGCGATATGGCTGTCTGTTGGGCAAGCCGCCAATTCATTATTGCCAACTAA
- a CDS encoding cytochrome P450 produces MRHCRMLSAIWLSVGQAANSLLPTKTQGRPLMFAHPERQDKYFPWADRLFRVNPYPWYDKVRAEHPVYRMENGEIVLTRYHDVMTWLKAPLGISNFGNGPWNNFDNTVLNCDPPEHTTLRRHSNKWFTPKLVNQYVTIATELAENALDRYSDGSVMDAFYELAVVPPHATMCRALGVPEDDAGLIYRHFLTCTDALGHGVGRDDTEKASQSFDYLFERCAHYIKEKRSNPNVGPQGLVDDFLKLADEGKLTERAVLETMVLFYGSGSPNPATVIASGLNHFAREPETFELYRTQPEERNAIINELTRLYPAEISMIRYATEDTEIDGIPVTKGTPVRAVIAAANRDPEFFENPHEFNHKRPPETSMNLTFGVGHHACAGQLISRSAVRSVFDAVAKKATRIQIAGEAGIAHTDRVRGYLSLPLRIY; encoded by the coding sequence ATGCGGCACTGCCGTATGCTGTCAGCGATATGGCTGTCTGTTGGGCAAGCCGCCAATTCATTATTGCCAACTAAAACTCAGGGGAGACCACTCATGTTTGCACATCCAGAAAGGCAGGATAAATATTTCCCATGGGCCGATCGTCTTTTTCGCGTAAACCCGTATCCGTGGTATGACAAAGTCCGCGCCGAGCACCCAGTGTACCGCATGGAAAATGGTGAAATTGTACTTACTCGTTATCACGATGTCATGACGTGGCTAAAAGCGCCGCTGGGTATTTCTAATTTTGGCAATGGTCCTTGGAATAATTTTGATAATACCGTTCTGAATTGCGATCCTCCTGAGCACACAACATTGCGTCGCCACTCTAATAAGTGGTTTACACCAAAACTAGTTAACCAGTACGTCACAATTGCCACTGAATTGGCGGAGAATGCTCTTGATCGTTACAGCGACGGTAGCGTGATGGATGCGTTTTACGAGCTAGCAGTCGTTCCTCCGCATGCAACCATGTGCCGTGCTCTTGGCGTGCCGGAAGATGATGCTGGCCTAATTTATCGTCATTTTTTGACCTGTACGGATGCACTGGGTCATGGTGTTGGCCGTGATGATACAGAGAAAGCATCTCAATCTTTTGACTATCTTTTTGAACGTTGTGCTCATTACATTAAAGAAAAACGCAGCAATCCAAACGTTGGTCCGCAGGGGCTGGTCGATGATTTCCTTAAACTGGCTGACGAAGGAAAACTGACAGAACGCGCCGTATTGGAAACGATGGTGCTGTTCTATGGTTCTGGATCGCCTAACCCAGCAACAGTCATTGCATCGGGTCTTAACCATTTTGCTCGTGAACCAGAAACGTTCGAGCTGTATCGTACACAACCGGAAGAACGTAATGCGATAATCAATGAGTTAACCCGACTTTATCCCGCCGAAATTTCAATGATTCGTTATGCGACGGAGGATACCGAGATAGATGGCATTCCCGTTACCAAAGGCACACCAGTGCGTGCTGTTATTGCTGCGGCGAACCGAGATCCTGAGTTTTTCGAAAACCCACACGAGTTCAACCATAAACGTCCACCAGAAACCAGCATGAATCTGACTTTTGGTGTGGGCCACCATGCCTGTGCGGGTCAGTTGATCAGCCGTTCTGCGGTTCGCTCGGTATTCGATGCCGTTGCCAAGAAAGCAACCCGCATTCAGATCGCTGGCGAAGCGGGGATTGCCCATACTGACCGTGTACGTGGCTATCTTTCTCTTCCGCTACGTATTTACTGA
- a CDS encoding MFS transporter — MLKKQRVRLLEIALALGGFALGATEFASMGLLPDIARSSGITETRAAGVISAYALGAIVGAPLLTLLGAKLSRRSLLLLTMTLVIIGNFATVFSTSFSSLFFARFLSGIPHGAYFGVAGFVVASSVPLHQRARAISRFMLGVTLSIVVGTPSATFIGQVFGWRWAFVMVCILAMLTLIMIALFLPPNPNEKRSAPQIELQAMMNIQVWLTLGIAAVGFAGMFCVYSYLAPALTNITKLSPHGVPLMLVLFGIGTVVGNVIGGRLCDRFGFDSVGIILAGSAVCMFIYPSAMHGTLYAAISILLVGCLMALAPALQIRLLEVASSAPSLAAASNHAAFNIANAVGPWLGGIAISAGYGWTSTGYIGAAMAIGGLGIWYISRRLGT; from the coding sequence ATGCTGAAAAAGCAAAGAGTACGTCTGCTGGAGATCGCACTTGCACTTGGTGGCTTTGCATTAGGGGCGACTGAATTCGCATCAATGGGCCTGCTTCCTGATATCGCCCGTTCTTCTGGCATAACGGAAACACGTGCCGCTGGTGTAATCAGTGCTTATGCTCTCGGCGCTATAGTCGGTGCCCCCCTTCTAACATTGTTGGGTGCAAAGTTGTCGCGACGAAGTTTACTGCTATTAACGATGACGCTAGTAATAATTGGTAATTTTGCTACCGTTTTTTCTACTAGTTTTAGCAGCCTTTTCTTCGCACGCTTCCTAAGCGGCATTCCTCATGGTGCATATTTCGGCGTAGCTGGGTTTGTTGTTGCCTCTTCTGTCCCCCTGCATCAAAGAGCCAGAGCAATAAGTCGTTTTATGTTAGGCGTGACGTTATCAATTGTTGTCGGTACTCCCTCAGCAACATTCATCGGTCAGGTATTTGGGTGGCGATGGGCGTTCGTTATGGTCTGCATACTTGCCATGTTAACTCTGATCATGATCGCCCTCTTTCTTCCCCCCAATCCAAATGAGAAACGTAGCGCACCACAGATTGAGTTACAGGCAATGATGAATATTCAAGTTTGGCTTACGTTGGGAATTGCGGCTGTTGGGTTTGCAGGTATGTTCTGCGTATATAGCTATCTTGCGCCAGCGCTAACCAACATTACCAAACTATCTCCTCACGGGGTGCCATTGATGCTGGTGTTATTTGGCATTGGTACGGTCGTGGGTAACGTAATTGGTGGTCGACTATGTGACCGCTTTGGTTTTGATTCTGTGGGCATAATTTTAGCAGGGAGTGCTGTTTGTATGTTCATTTACCCATCTGCAATGCACGGGACTTTATACGCAGCTATATCAATTCTTTTGGTAGGTTGTCTCATGGCTCTCGCACCTGCTCTGCAAATTCGACTTCTGGAAGTAGCAAGTAGTGCCCCTTCTCTAGCCGCAGCGTCTAATCATGCTGCGTTCAACATCGCCAATGCGGTTGGTCCATGGCTAGGCGGAATCGCGATCTCCGCAGGGTATGGATGGACCTCAACAGGATATATCGGTGCAGCAATGGCGATAGGCGGGCTAGGTATTTGGTATATTTCGCGCCGTCTTGGCACATAA
- a CDS encoding TetR/AcrR family transcriptional regulator, which translates to MHSLTTTRKMLQRLDVYLTSFEWGNFSKSKLSILQAFLKIATKDGYDAVSMRSLAKAVDLKPPTMYSHFPAGKDQIVSSAFRWHYYSFAMAVKEGLSQSETLEEYWSALIRVHIIQQIKHPENDLFDMLMATDRLGSILPTDLRSEMIEWLSFCDFMYESIATDLGIDDAKQKSKIIRVTLDGANSWWKWDDSQENLEECIRYAERIAAGILKI; encoded by the coding sequence ATGCATTCCCTTACCACAACGAGAAAAATGCTACAGAGATTGGACGTCTATCTTACTTCCTTTGAATGGGGAAATTTTTCTAAAAGCAAATTATCAATTCTTCAGGCTTTTCTTAAAATAGCCACTAAAGACGGTTATGATGCCGTTTCAATGCGTAGCCTAGCTAAAGCTGTTGATTTAAAACCACCTACAATGTATTCCCACTTTCCTGCCGGCAAAGATCAGATTGTTTCTTCAGCGTTTCGGTGGCATTACTATTCCTTTGCTATGGCGGTTAAGGAAGGGTTGAGCCAAAGTGAAACATTGGAAGAATACTGGTCAGCACTCATTCGAGTACATATCATTCAGCAGATAAAACATCCTGAAAATGATCTATTTGATATGCTAATGGCTACGGATCGACTGGGAAGTATTCTACCAACAGACCTACGCTCTGAGATGATTGAGTGGCTATCCTTCTGTGATTTTATGTATGAATCAATTGCAACGGATCTAGGTATCGATGATGCAAAACAGAAATCTAAGATAATTCGTGTAACACTCGATGGAGCGAACAGTTGGTGGAAGTGGGATGATAGCCAAGAGAATCTCGAAGAATGTATTCGCTACGCGGAAAGAATTGCGGCAGGAATCCTAAAGATTTAA
- a CDS encoding APC family permease, which translates to MSLETKEFIDLSASSSEHKLTGQMGAVSLALTVLAFSAPLTTVSGYIPVAMMFGGVAAPLVFMIITAVILLFAVGYTAVINAVNRPGDFYSFISFGLGKSVGLGAGLMAAVSYFLLLAGVASFFGVSASELMKGITGSSLPWYAYALICWAAVALLGYLHVELSAKVLSWVMLSEVIICLVFSGSIIGSGDIAIPTFAPFAVSELTAEGANIPFAMLFAVSFFIGFEATALFRDEVRSPEKTIPRATYGAIIFIGTIYTICAYALIAAYGPEVRTIAQNAPATMFSDAFSKYISPKLSMIVAVLVLTSSFACVLSIHNVLSRYLHNLGTDGAFPRVLRRVHPRHASPYVASLSVSALVLLVMAPFIISGAQPDVLYGQLSGVGTAGIIMLMTVVCIASLVWYFRVGRPEKLSVVRLFMAPVISGVFFIGLTVLVTKNFDLLVGGEPGERRWMLYCLLGVLFVGMGLAQFYKKKYPKVYECLGRSHL; encoded by the coding sequence ATGAGCTTGGAAACCAAAGAATTTATCGACCTATCCGCCTCATCTAGTGAGCACAAACTCACTGGCCAGATGGGAGCTGTGAGTCTGGCACTTACCGTACTGGCTTTTTCAGCCCCGCTTACCACCGTATCTGGATACATTCCGGTAGCAATGATGTTTGGAGGAGTGGCCGCACCTTTGGTGTTTATGATCATAACCGCTGTCATTTTGCTATTCGCTGTTGGTTACACTGCAGTCATTAATGCTGTTAATCGTCCCGGTGACTTCTATTCTTTCATCAGCTTCGGACTGGGTAAATCAGTAGGTTTGGGAGCAGGGTTAATGGCTGCAGTCTCTTATTTCCTTCTTCTTGCTGGTGTCGCGTCTTTTTTTGGGGTGTCGGCATCTGAGCTTATGAAAGGGATAACTGGAAGTTCATTACCCTGGTATGCCTATGCGCTAATTTGTTGGGCAGCGGTTGCATTACTGGGCTATTTGCATGTTGAACTTTCTGCAAAAGTATTGTCATGGGTTATGCTTAGCGAAGTGATAATTTGTCTGGTTTTTTCTGGGAGCATCATCGGTAGTGGGGATATAGCGATTCCTACTTTCGCTCCATTTGCCGTATCTGAATTGACCGCAGAAGGGGCTAATATTCCTTTTGCTATGCTCTTTGCGGTATCTTTCTTTATTGGGTTCGAAGCAACAGCGTTGTTTCGTGATGAGGTTCGCTCTCCAGAGAAAACGATTCCGAGAGCGACGTACGGAGCGATTATTTTCATTGGAACGATTTATACCATTTGCGCCTATGCTTTAATTGCGGCTTATGGACCGGAAGTGAGAACTATCGCTCAAAATGCTCCAGCGACTATGTTCTCAGATGCATTTTCGAAATATATAAGCCCGAAGCTAAGCATGATTGTTGCTGTTTTAGTATTGACCTCGTCATTCGCCTGTGTGCTCTCTATCCATAATGTGTTGTCACGCTATCTGCATAATCTTGGTACAGATGGCGCATTCCCCCGAGTGTTGCGTAGAGTGCATCCTCGGCATGCTTCACCTTATGTTGCATCATTGAGTGTTTCTGCTCTGGTTCTTTTGGTTATGGCACCGTTCATTATCAGCGGCGCACAACCTGATGTTCTTTATGGACAGTTGTCTGGCGTAGGCACTGCTGGGATCATCATGTTGATGACAGTCGTTTGTATTGCCTCACTGGTTTGGTATTTCCGTGTTGGTCGTCCTGAAAAACTCAGTGTTGTCAGATTATTTATGGCTCCCGTTATTTCAGGTGTTTTCTTTATTGGTTTGACAGTGTTGGTTACTAAAAACTTTGATCTTCTCGTGGGGGGAGAACCCGGTGAACGCCGCTGGATGCTTTATTGTCTGCTAGGTGTGCTTTTCGTTGGTATGGGATTAGCTCAGTTTTATAAGAAGAAGTATCCAAAAGTATATGAGTGCCTTGGACGCTCACATTTATAA
- a CDS encoding lipoprotein bor, giving the protein MKKILSAAVLALVLTGCAQQTFTVKNAAVATPKQVTTHHFFVSGIGQKKTIDAAAVCGGADKVARTETQTTFVNGLLGVVTFGIYTPREARVYCSI; this is encoded by the coding sequence ATGAAAAAAATACTTTCTGCTGCTGTATTGGCGCTGGTGCTGACCGGATGTGCCCAACAAACGTTTACAGTCAAGAATGCCGCTGTTGCAACACCTAAACAGGTGACAACACATCACTTCTTCGTCTCTGGGATTGGTCAGAAGAAAACTATTGATGCTGCGGCGGTATGTGGCGGTGCTGATAAAGTTGCTCGCACTGAAACACAGACGACCTTTGTTAACGGTTTACTTGGGGTGGTGACATTCGGGATTTATACGCCGAGAGAAGCACGCGTTTATTGCTCAATCTAA
- a CDS encoding metal ABC transporter substrate-binding protein — MRLKKLIPLMLALGISQAYAADSGKEITIGVSPGPYGDMVTKAIKPEMVKKGYDVKVREFSDYIQPNLALSNNSIDANLFQNRRYLDRFSADKGLKLAEVITVPTASMGFYSNKVRSLNELKAGDIITLPNDPSNLARSLDFLQKYGLIKINPDITPTKASLRDIKENPKGLVFKPLEAAQIPRALGGVTGSLINANFAISAGLNLSDAIQLDVLPEDLKNMIVVRAEDTDKPFAQDLKAAVQSPEFAAFFADKNSMFHAFQKPEWMKK; from the coding sequence ATGCGATTGAAAAAACTCATTCCACTCATGCTGGCGTTGGGCATTTCTCAGGCTTACGCAGCAGATTCAGGCAAAGAAATCACCATCGGCGTATCGCCGGGGCCGTATGGCGATATGGTCACGAAAGCGATCAAGCCGGAAATGGTGAAAAAAGGCTACGACGTGAAAGTGCGGGAATTCAGCGACTACATCCAGCCGAATCTGGCGCTGTCGAATAACAGTATCGACGCCAACCTGTTCCAAAACCGCCGCTACCTTGACCGCTTCAGCGCGGATAAAGGGCTGAAACTGGCGGAAGTGATCACCGTGCCGACGGCCAGCATGGGCTTTTACTCCAACAAAGTGCGCTCGCTGAATGAACTGAAAGCCGGAGATATCATTACGTTACCGAACGATCCGTCAAATCTGGCACGCTCGCTGGATTTCCTGCAAAAATACGGCCTCATCAAGATCAATCCAGACATTACGCCGACCAAAGCATCGCTGCGTGATATCAAGGAAAACCCGAAAGGGCTGGTCTTTAAACCGCTGGAAGCGGCACAGATACCACGTGCGCTGGGCGGTGTAACGGGTTCGCTGATTAATGCCAATTTCGCGATTTCCGCAGGTCTGAATCTGTCTGACGCCATTCAACTGGATGTGCTGCCGGAAGACCTGAAAAACATGATCGTCGTGCGTGCGGAAGATACCGACAAACCGTTTGCTCAGGATCTGAAAGCCGCCGTTCAATCCCCAGAATTCGCCGCGTTCTTTGCGGACAAAAACTCAATGTTTCACGCGTTCCAGAAGCCTGAGTGGATGAAGAAGTAA
- the menC gene encoding o-succinylbenzoate synthase, with protein sequence MKIDKIVLRKMKMALKTPFTTSFATQTEKHFSIAEIHAGGQIGYGDCSAISLPFYNEETNVTAWHIMRDFLIPMIKQAGDIEHPSQVRDIFAPVKRNNCAKAAIEGGIWDAYAKIKGVPLHQLLGGVRDKVEAGVSIGIQETPDKLVSVVDNFLKEGYKRIKIKIKPGKDYDYIAALRQEFGDITLMVDANSAYTLDDIDFFKRIDKFNLLMIEQPLAHDDIIDHRKLQAAVNTPICLDESIASVEDARKAIELGSAKIINIKVARVGGITETKLIHDYCQAHNIPVWCGGMLDTAVGKAHNIAVSTLPNFIYAHDIPPSSRYWHEDFMLPFVELDNDSCVAVPNKPGIGFDIKPELYDKYCYGQETFLF encoded by the coding sequence ATGAAAATAGACAAAATTGTATTACGAAAAATGAAAATGGCGCTCAAAACGCCATTTACCACCAGCTTTGCGACGCAGACGGAGAAACACTTCTCCATCGCGGAAATTCACGCGGGTGGGCAGATTGGTTACGGCGATTGTTCCGCCATTTCCCTGCCATTTTATAACGAAGAAACCAACGTCACCGCCTGGCATATTATGCGTGACTTCCTGATCCCGATGATTAAGCAGGCTGGAGATATTGAGCACCCTTCGCAGGTTCGCGATATTTTCGCTCCGGTAAAGCGTAATAACTGCGCTAAAGCGGCAATCGAAGGTGGCATCTGGGATGCTTACGCAAAGATAAAAGGTGTCCCACTGCATCAATTACTGGGCGGAGTACGGGATAAAGTCGAAGCGGGTGTCAGTATCGGTATTCAGGAAACGCCCGATAAATTAGTCAGCGTGGTCGATAATTTCCTGAAGGAAGGCTACAAGCGCATCAAAATAAAAATCAAGCCGGGAAAAGATTACGACTATATTGCGGCGCTGCGTCAGGAATTTGGTGATATTACGCTGATGGTGGATGCCAATTCCGCCTATACGCTGGACGATATCGATTTCTTTAAGCGCATCGATAAATTCAATCTACTGATGATTGAACAACCGCTGGCGCACGACGATATTATCGACCACCGCAAACTTCAGGCAGCGGTGAACACGCCTATCTGCTTGGATGAAAGTATTGCGTCGGTAGAAGATGCTCGTAAAGCAATAGAGCTGGGCAGCGCCAAAATCATCAATATCAAAGTGGCGCGCGTGGGCGGTATTACTGAAACCAAGCTGATTCATGATTACTGTCAGGCGCACAATATTCCGGTGTGGTGCGGCGGTATGCTGGATACGGCGGTCGGTAAAGCGCACAACATTGCGGTGTCTACGCTGCCGAACTTTATCTATGCGCACGATATTCCGCCATCTTCCCGCTACTGGCATGAAGACTTCATGCTGCCGTTTGTCGAATTAGACAACGACAGCTGTGTCGCGGTGCCAAATAAACCGGGAATCGGCTTTGATATCAAGCCTGAACTGTACGACAAATATTGCTACGGACAGGAAACCTTTTTGTTTTAA